The following are encoded in a window of Gammaproteobacteria bacterium genomic DNA:
- a CDS encoding sigma 54-interacting transcriptional regulator, with protein sequence MESVSPNNHSLIVYYLEDNCHSSVLWLSSLKDALKSVCAGIEFIHLDKHHLDQAFWQGRPFIIVGRQILLTRYLLQQYEEIPEMLSDHAYFWCLSDIAQEDLSDQTIDICNWREVVLHWDQQNQNVIVAFLRDLYMHHPMVGLSTAGYRLRSEISRLSKGHHGPWTPTLILGESGVGKEMAANAIFQASSREKKNKFTAVACAWLTENLLQDQLFGHKKGAYADAYEDRPGLLETYSDGAVLFDDFDTAPPGVQGALLRIMSTARGQAARFSRLGETSERKTTVWLMFATNADIASLMQEKKWREDFIYRFEDRVLHVAPLRERIADIPALAQTIWHECNEGSDKHRELSYKVVRWLCGLKLPFNGNVRSLRALLSLVASMAKQPVHNSQTIRTLMQQVLDRGPEYHHWVGIITSPVFTTAIEPKNSRVCRILELDNGFMCNGSGKDGQSPVWASQESPPSELEAKEILLKMESQRPGIVETFAKSVTRLKARGDKIRPAVRLSRILVYLEQYQQIDKKTCTQLTGTKDATVAEDLKILEQMRLVQRDKEARKDVWRISVQKTPTVQPC encoded by the coding sequence ATGGAGAGTGTCAGTCCGAACAATCATTCGCTGATTGTTTATTATTTGGAAGACAATTGTCATTCTTCCGTACTGTGGTTATCCTCTTTGAAAGACGCGTTAAAATCCGTATGCGCTGGTATAGAATTCATCCATCTTGATAAACACCATTTAGATCAGGCCTTTTGGCAAGGCCGGCCTTTCATCATTGTCGGCAGACAAATATTGTTAACCCGCTACCTGTTGCAACAGTACGAGGAAATACCTGAAATGCTGTCCGATCATGCATATTTCTGGTGTTTAAGCGATATTGCGCAGGAGGACCTGAGCGATCAAACGATAGACATATGCAATTGGCGTGAAGTAGTTCTACATTGGGATCAGCAGAATCAGAATGTCATTGTTGCGTTTCTCAGAGATTTGTATATGCATCACCCAATGGTGGGCTTGAGTACGGCAGGTTACCGGCTTCGCTCTGAGATTAGTCGTCTGTCCAAGGGGCATCATGGTCCGTGGACGCCTACCCTAATATTGGGAGAGTCCGGGGTTGGTAAAGAAATGGCAGCCAATGCCATATTTCAAGCAAGCTCCAGAGAGAAAAAAAATAAATTCACGGCCGTAGCATGCGCCTGGTTAACCGAGAATTTACTGCAGGATCAGTTGTTTGGCCATAAGAAAGGAGCTTATGCTGACGCCTATGAGGATCGTCCCGGTTTGTTGGAAACCTACAGTGATGGCGCTGTGCTATTTGACGATTTCGACACTGCACCTCCAGGTGTACAGGGCGCACTGCTGCGAATCATGTCCACGGCAAGGGGGCAGGCAGCCCGTTTTAGTCGTTTGGGGGAAACAAGTGAACGCAAGACAACGGTGTGGCTTATGTTTGCGACCAACGCGGATATCGCTTCTTTGATGCAAGAAAAAAAGTGGCGCGAGGACTTTATTTATCGTTTCGAGGACAGAGTATTGCATGTGGCTCCACTGCGGGAGCGCATCGCTGATATACCCGCATTAGCGCAAACCATCTGGCATGAGTGTAATGAAGGTTCGGATAAACACAGAGAGTTATCCTATAAAGTTGTTCGATGGCTGTGCGGACTCAAGTTACCGTTTAACGGGAATGTTCGGTCACTGAGGGCGCTGTTATCGCTGGTTGCATCCATGGCAAAACAACCGGTTCATAACAGCCAAACGATCAGGACTTTGATGCAGCAAGTACTGGATCGCGGTCCCGAGTATCATCATTGGGTGGGTATTATTACATCGCCGGTTTTTACCACTGCTATTGAACCCAAAAACTCTCGTGTCTGTAGAATTTTGGAATTGGACAACGGTTTCATGTGCAACGGTAGTGGGAAAGACGGGCAGTCGCCTGTTTGGGCCAGCCAAGAATCTCCTCCATCTGAGTTGGAAGCAAAAGAAATTTTGCTAAAAATGGAATCACAACGTCCCGGCATAGTAGAAACGTTTGCAAAAAGTGTAACCCGTCTTAAGGCACGAGGCGACAAGATTCGTCCGGCGGTTCGCCTGTCGCGCATTTTGGTGTATTTGGAACAGTATCAACAAATCGATAAGAAAACGTGTACCCAGTTAACGGGTACCAAAGACGCCACGGTTGCAGAAGACCTAAAGATTTTGGAGCAAATGCGCTTGGTTCAGCGAGACAAGGAAGCCCGCAAGGATGTCTGGCGTATTAGCGTACAAAAAACGCCTACCGTCCAACCCTGCTGA
- a CDS encoding choice-of-anchor J domain-containing protein produces the protein MISSQILSSVTKVALVLLVTGMLNACFHDDEQKNKEEGDKPIPDTTIVSAPDPLTNSAGAGFEFVSSRDNSTFECMLDTGEFIACSSPMSYDNLSEGSHQFVVRAVNGNKVDASPASFSWEIDVTPPDTNIDSGPGNMTTSSSAMITFSANDANVTFQCSLDGAAYTECSSPLEMTNLSIAAHTFRVQATDAAGNTDPSPATHTWSVIVAQVPDTFITNSPGSLSNTSNAVFEFSSDDTTATFQCSLDSGVYSACTSSKSYSGLTQGAHTFSVRAVNASGIMDASPAGFSWVVDLTSPDTAITGTPANPTNAVTASFEFTATEAGSSFECSLDGAAFSACTSPAQYNGINAGNHEFSVRATDPAGNTDGTPAAYSWVVDLSAPNTRISSAPADPTNLSTAAFAFTSTEIGARFECSLDGAAFSTCSSPMQFISLSEGNHVLSVRAIDLAGNTDGTPASHSWQIDQTVPDTGITMAPDSPTNAVTASFEFTATEAGSSFECSLDSAAFSVCTSPAQYNGINEGNHEFSVRATDPAGNTDGTPASYNWEVDLSAPDTGISVAPDSPSNAVSASFEFTSTEAGSRFECSLDNIAYSACISPVQYDSLAEGTHVFSVRATDLAGNTDATAATYDLEIDLSAPDTTITGGPALSTPETTAEFIFNSTEAGSTFECALDDSVFSSCLSPLTLNGLSTGVHNFQVRATDLAGNADPTPASHSWEVTADTLPPDSASVVINRNSEYAIVLDEFSVRLTAMDNVGITSYLITEHNATDPGNVTPPYLDPLPSDGRWVNIAETANLSITFQYPLQQQYNTGDSVEVCAWFMDLQGNVSTRVCDTIVFKVTWTNSWGSWSATGSWEVGGPPTVGPAACYGGSTQCAGTVLNGNYTDTNANLTSPSMVLPNIGTGEELQLRFWHWFSFAGRTQSCAGCDHDYGRVYIEEETSPGVWSGASELTRYVGYSAGVWTRPAVDLSAYAGRKVRLIFALTNGYSAGVSTGWYLDDISVEKIQTKTFPFSESFVDGMGDWWISNGAWQIGGAPGAGPMECYNASVQCAATVLDGNYSDTNSNLVSPSLTLPNIAANEQIQLRFWHWFSFAGRTQSCAGCNHDFGRIYIQQETSPGIWSGATEVSNYVGYSAGVWTRTMVDLSAYAGSKVRILFNLSNGYSAAIAAGWYVDHVTIDTVNKSNSLPYSEDFSSGLGDWWSSNGTWQVGGPPSVGPMECYNGTGQCAGSVMDDNYSNTNSNLVSPPIDLPNIGTGEEIQLRFWHWFSFAGRTQACAGCDHDYGRVYIQTENSPGVWSAATLLHSYVGYTAGVWTRPMVDLSAYAGLRVRILFSLSNGYSAGIAAGWYIDDISIETVFNVVNLPFTENFENGMGAWWSNNGTWQVGGSPIAGPAECYNGSSQCAATVLDGDYSNTNSSLISPAINLPVLVAGQELQLRFWHWFSMAGRTQACAGCDHDWAIVYIQQETAPGIWSAVTELTRYTGTSGGVWARPLVDLSAYNGQTIRLYFALSNGYSAGVSSGWYVDDISISIF, from the coding sequence GTGATTTCCAGTCAAATCCTCAGCAGTGTGACCAAGGTTGCACTGGTGTTGCTAGTCACCGGTATGCTTAATGCGTGCTTTCATGATGATGAACAAAAGAACAAAGAGGAGGGGGATAAACCCATACCGGATACCACCATCGTTAGTGCGCCGGATCCTTTGACGAATTCAGCGGGTGCCGGCTTTGAGTTTGTATCTTCGAGAGATAATTCGACATTTGAATGTATGCTGGACACGGGTGAGTTTATCGCTTGTAGCAGCCCCATGAGTTATGACAATTTATCAGAAGGATCGCACCAGTTTGTCGTCAGGGCAGTAAACGGGAATAAAGTGGATGCTTCGCCGGCAAGCTTCAGCTGGGAAATTGATGTAACACCGCCGGATACGAACATCGACAGCGGGCCCGGCAATATGACCACGTCATCCAGCGCGATGATCACATTTTCGGCTAATGACGCCAATGTAACATTTCAATGTTCCTTGGATGGTGCAGCCTATACGGAATGTAGCAGCCCCTTGGAGATGACAAATCTGTCGATTGCTGCGCACACATTCCGTGTTCAAGCCACGGACGCGGCAGGAAATACAGATCCCAGTCCGGCCACTCATACTTGGTCTGTAATAGTGGCACAGGTGCCGGATACCTTTATAACCAACAGTCCCGGTTCATTGAGTAATACCAGCAACGCTGTCTTCGAATTCTCTTCTGATGATACAACGGCCACATTTCAATGTTCATTGGATAGTGGAGTTTACAGTGCTTGCACCAGTTCCAAATCCTACAGCGGATTAACGCAAGGCGCACACACATTCAGTGTGCGGGCGGTTAACGCGTCGGGGATTATGGATGCGTCACCAGCCGGCTTTTCCTGGGTAGTCGATTTGACATCGCCTGATACCGCCATTACCGGCACTCCAGCCAATCCTACGAATGCAGTGACCGCAAGCTTTGAGTTCACAGCCACTGAGGCCGGTTCCAGCTTTGAGTGTTCCCTGGATGGTGCTGCGTTTAGTGCCTGTACCAGTCCGGCCCAATACAACGGCATTAACGCAGGCAATCACGAGTTTAGTGTCCGAGCGACAGACCCTGCCGGTAACACAGATGGAACACCCGCCGCTTACAGTTGGGTCGTTGACCTGAGCGCCCCGAACACCCGTATTTCCAGTGCGCCGGCCGATCCCACCAACTTGTCTACGGCTGCCTTTGCGTTTACGTCTACCGAGATCGGTGCCCGCTTTGAATGTTCACTGGATGGTGCGGCATTCAGCACCTGTTCCAGTCCAATGCAATTCATTAGTTTAAGCGAAGGCAATCATGTATTGAGCGTCAGAGCCATAGATCTTGCTGGGAATACGGATGGAACACCCGCCAGTCACAGTTGGCAAATCGACCAAACGGTTCCGGACACCGGTATCACGATGGCACCGGATAGTCCTACGAATGCAGTGACCGCAAGCTTTGAGTTCACAGCCACTGAGGCCGGTTCCAGCTTTGAATGTTCCCTGGATAGTGCTGCGTTTAGTGTCTGTACCAGTCCGGCCCAATACAACGGCATTAACGAAGGCAATCACGAGTTTAGTGTCCGAGCGACGGACCCTGCCGGCAATACAGATGGAACACCGGCCAGTTATAATTGGGAAGTTGACCTGAGTGCGCCGGATACCGGCATTTCCGTTGCACCCGACAGTCCAAGCAATGCCGTATCGGCAAGTTTTGAGTTTACGTCCACTGAAGCCGGTTCCCGTTTTGAATGTTCGCTAGACAATATCGCTTACAGTGCCTGCATCAGCCCGGTGCAATACGACAGTTTGGCAGAGGGTACTCATGTTTTCAGTGTGCGAGCGACGGACCTGGCAGGAAACACCGATGCCACTGCGGCCACATACGACTTGGAAATCGATTTAAGCGCTCCGGATACCACCATCACCGGTGGACCCGCATTATCAACACCGGAAACCACCGCAGAGTTTATTTTTAACTCAACTGAAGCGGGGTCAACGTTTGAATGTGCCTTGGATGACTCGGTATTTTCCAGTTGTTTATCCCCATTGACATTGAACGGCCTGTCAACCGGTGTGCATAATTTTCAGGTCAGAGCGACAGACTTGGCAGGTAACGCAGATCCAACACCGGCCAGTCACTCGTGGGAAGTCACGGCCGATACCTTGCCACCGGATTCGGCAAGCGTTGTGATAAACCGAAATTCAGAATATGCCATTGTGCTTGATGAATTCAGTGTCAGGTTGACGGCAATGGATAATGTGGGCATTACCAGTTACCTGATTACCGAGCATAACGCGACCGACCCCGGCAATGTCACACCACCATACCTTGATCCACTGCCATCGGATGGACGTTGGGTAAACATCGCAGAGACGGCAAATCTGTCCATTACCTTTCAATATCCCTTGCAACAACAGTACAACACGGGGGATAGCGTGGAAGTCTGTGCCTGGTTCATGGATCTACAGGGTAATGTCAGCACCAGAGTGTGCGATACCATTGTTTTCAAAGTCACATGGACAAACAGCTGGGGCAGTTGGTCTGCAACCGGCAGCTGGGAAGTGGGCGGACCCCCGACGGTTGGTCCGGCAGCCTGCTATGGTGGATCAACCCAATGTGCCGGTACGGTTCTGAACGGGAACTACACGGATACCAATGCGAATTTAACTTCGCCATCAATGGTGCTGCCAAACATTGGGACAGGGGAGGAGTTACAGTTACGCTTCTGGCATTGGTTTTCTTTTGCAGGTAGAACGCAGTCCTGTGCCGGATGTGATCACGATTACGGTCGGGTTTATATCGAAGAAGAAACCTCGCCGGGTGTGTGGAGCGGAGCCTCCGAGTTAACCCGTTATGTAGGGTACAGTGCCGGTGTGTGGACTCGACCCGCAGTTGACCTATCCGCTTATGCGGGTCGGAAAGTCCGACTAATATTTGCCTTAACCAATGGATACTCCGCCGGCGTGAGCACCGGTTGGTACCTGGATGATATCAGTGTGGAAAAAATTCAAACTAAGACATTTCCGTTCTCAGAATCCTTCGTTGATGGAATGGGTGATTGGTGGATCTCCAACGGGGCTTGGCAGATCGGCGGTGCGCCTGGCGCAGGGCCTATGGAGTGTTACAATGCATCCGTACAATGTGCCGCTACGGTGTTGGATGGTAACTACTCCGATACCAACAGCAATTTGGTCTCGCCGAGTCTGACCTTACCCAATATAGCGGCCAATGAACAAATCCAATTACGCTTCTGGCACTGGTTTTCCTTTGCGGGAAGAACTCAGTCCTGTGCCGGTTGTAATCACGATTTTGGTCGAATCTACATACAACAGGAGACTTCTCCCGGAATTTGGAGTGGCGCTACCGAAGTCAGTAACTATGTAGGATATTCGGCGGGAGTGTGGACTCGAACTATGGTGGACTTGTCGGCGTACGCCGGATCAAAAGTCCGAATATTGTTTAATCTTAGTAACGGGTATTCTGCCGCTATTGCAGCGGGATGGTATGTCGACCATGTCACCATCGATACTGTCAACAAGAGCAACAGCCTTCCATACAGTGAAGATTTTAGCAGTGGCTTGGGCGATTGGTGGAGTTCCAATGGCACATGGCAGGTGGGGGGGCCACCCAGTGTCGGTCCGATGGAATGCTATAACGGCACAGGCCAGTGTGCCGGTAGCGTCATGGATGATAACTATTCCAATACCAACAGCAATCTGGTCTCACCACCAATCGACTTACCCAATATTGGCACGGGTGAGGAAATTCAGTTGCGATTTTGGCATTGGTTTTCCTTTGCGGGTAGAACGCAAGCCTGCGCCGGGTGCGATCACGATTATGGTCGAGTGTATATCCAAACGGAAAATTCCCCCGGTGTGTGGTCCGCGGCAACTCTGTTACACAGCTATGTGGGGTATACCGCGGGTGTTTGGACCCGTCCTATGGTGGATCTGTCGGCTTACGCCGGACTGCGGGTTCGCATACTGTTTAGTTTAAGCAATGGGTACTCAGCGGGAATTGCTGCGGGTTGGTATATTGACGACATCAGCATAGAGACAGTATTCAATGTTGTTAATTTGCCATTTACAGAAAATTTTGAAAATGGAATGGGTGCTTGGTGGAGTAACAACGGTACCTGGCAGGTGGGCGGCTCCCCGATTGCGGGCCCTGCCGAGTGTTACAACGGTTCCAGTCAGTGTGCTGCCACCGTGTTGGACGGAGATTATTCGAACACAAATAGCAGTTTGATATCGCCTGCGATCAACTTACCTGTGTTAGTGGCGGGGCAGGAACTGCAACTTCGGTTTTGGCACTGGTTTTCTATGGCTGGTAGAACACAAGCTTGCGCAGGATGCGACCACGATTGGGCTATAGTCTATATTCAACAGGAAACTGCTCCGGGGATTTGGTCTGCCGTAACGGAATTGACACGATACACGGGTACTTCAGGTGGTGTCTGGGCGAGGCCTTTGGTCGATTTATCCGCATACAACGGACAAACCATTCGGTTATA